A genomic segment from Triticum dicoccoides isolate Atlit2015 ecotype Zavitan chromosome 1A, WEW_v2.0, whole genome shotgun sequence encodes:
- the LOC119331735 gene encoding formin-like protein 14, with product MAATADPRAKPPAAPSTHHLEPWARPQQQPPRPHRVESPSGGASGARDRRRSSSHSHRGADAAGDDGGIEGLRVKLMGHLRDAADRLRVPQKSPPLPPPPPPPKPKEPQPERMAPPPPPTEEPQPPQADVADKPWKLRERTRRRPAALSSSWPAAPAPPSRRRKRAPFSVSLSPEEIEEDIYALTGGRPRRRPRKRPRAVQRQLDSLFPGLWLAEVTADDYKVPEDE from the exons ATGGCGGCCACGGCAGATCCGCGGGCGAAGCCGCCGGCCGCGCCCTCCACGCACCACCTCGAGCCGTGGGCGCGCCCGCAGCAGCAGCCGCCTCGACCCCACCGCGTCGAGTCGCCCTCGGGGGGTGCGTCGGGCGCCCGCGATCGCCGCCGCTCGTCGTCTCACTCCCACCGCGGGGCCGACGCCGCCGGCGACGACGGCGGGATCGAGGGGCTCCGGGTGAAGCTCATGGGCCACCTGCGCGACGCGGCCGACCGGCTTCGCGTGCCCCAGAAAAGTCCTCCCCTGCCCCCGCCGCCCCCACCGCCCAAGCCGAAGGAGCCCCAGCCAGAGCGCATGGCGCCGCCTCCACCTCCCACGGAAGAGCCGCAGCCTCCTCAGGCGGACGTGGCGGACAAGCCGTGGAAGCTGCGGGAGCGCACGCGGCGGCGGCCGGCCGCGCTGTCGTCGTCATGGCCGGCGGCGCCGGCTCCGCCGTCGAGGCGGCGCAAGCGCGCCCCTTTCTCCGTCTCCCTGTCGCCGGAGGAGATCGAGGAGGACATCTACGCGCTGACGGGCggccggccgcggcggcggccgaggAAGCGGCCGCGCGCCGTACAGCGGCAGCTCGAT TCGCTCTTCCCCGGGCTCTGGCTGGCCGAGGTCACCGCCGACGACTACAAGGTGCCCGAAGACGAGTAG
- the LOC119331823 gene encoding uncharacterized protein LOC119331823, with product MESSPTPASAMSAPSPASSSRSRDNRLLVGFDLPASWGYRRPMAFCKDPDSSPPAAAAAVGDEALRNSSRSPPKAAPVAAPGESKHAPPADEGAAAEESARKQYYQLRDRRGGRDGAEDAQEHRKLWNIDGGGSSSGGRISAGFSVELTKQEIEADFLAMTGKKPPRRYKRRPKVVQRQINSISPGEFLSEVNRDRYKVNEKGGF from the exons ATGGAGTCCTCACCGACGCCCGCCTCAGCAATGTCGGCGCCGTCCCCCGCTTCGTCGTCGCGATCGAGGGACAATCGCCTCCTCGTCGGCTTCGACCTCCCGGCCTCCTGGGGCTACCGCCGGCCCATGGCCTTCTGCAAGGACCCCGACTCCAGCCcccctgcggcggcggcggcggtgggcgacgagGCGCTGCGCAACAGCTCCCGATCTCCGCCGAAAGCTGCCCCCGTGGCGGCGCCGGGGGAGTCCAAGCACGCCCCTCCGGCCGACGAGGGCGCCGCGGCGGAGGAATCTGCCCGGAAGCAGTACTACCAGCTGAGGGACCGGAGGGGCGGCCGGGACGGCGCGGAGGACGCGCAGGAGCACAGGAAGCTCTGGAACATTGACGGCGGTGGCTCCTCCTCCGGCGGCAGGATCAGCGCCGGGTTCTCGGTGGAGCTCACCAAGCAGGAGATCGAGGCGGACTTCCTCGCGATGACCGGCAAGAAGCCGCCGCGCCGGTACAAGAGGAGGCCCAAGGTCGTCCAGCGCCAAATCAAC TCCATCTCCCCCGGCGAGTTTCTCTCGGAGGTGAACCGCGATCGCTACAAGGTGAACGAG AAAGGGGGATTCTGA